Proteins co-encoded in one Gemmatimonadaceae bacterium genomic window:
- a CDS encoding ABC transporter ATP-binding protein, which produces MRTEHPAASIPGASLLSLEGITRRFGDVVALDNATFAVRAGTVHALLGENGAGKTTLMRVAFGLLAPDVGTVRVRGTPRHITSPAAAFSLGIGMVHQHFSLVPAMTVAENVALGGHGRFDPLRAEARVREVALRAGLALDPRALVSSLGVGAQQRCEIVKALARDVDVLILDEPTAVLAPQEAAELLRWMRTFADAGHAVVLITHKLRDALDVADDVTVLRRGQVVLTASAQETTQNALRGAMVGTTQRVAGSAGASGTDNRITAEGAEGAEGAEANPVVLSARHVGYEDDRGTRRLHDISLDVREGEIVGIAAVEGAGQHELLRLLAGRFAPLQGHVTRPDRLGFVPEDRHRDALLLDAPLTENIALRGAGARQGLVPWRAVRESTAALLIERDIRTSGPESFACTLSGGNQQKLILGRELAGSPQALIVENPTRGLDFQATAAVQEALRDARDRGAAVVLYSSDLDEVLEMADRVFVLFDGQLTATSRDRDAVGRALLGGG; this is translated from the coding sequence GTGAGGACCGAGCATCCGGCGGCGTCAATTCCGGGAGCGTCACTGCTCTCGCTGGAAGGGATCACGCGCCGCTTCGGCGATGTGGTGGCTCTGGACAATGCGACGTTTGCCGTGCGCGCCGGTACGGTGCACGCCTTGCTTGGCGAAAATGGCGCCGGCAAGACGACATTGATGCGCGTGGCCTTCGGACTGCTGGCGCCCGATGTGGGCACGGTGCGCGTGCGCGGGACACCGCGCCACATCACATCACCGGCAGCCGCATTCTCCCTGGGTATCGGCATGGTTCATCAGCATTTCTCGCTGGTGCCGGCCATGACCGTGGCCGAAAATGTGGCGCTGGGTGGCCACGGTCGGTTCGATCCGCTTCGTGCGGAGGCCCGGGTTCGCGAAGTGGCCCTGCGCGCGGGATTGGCACTCGACCCGCGCGCGCTGGTGTCGTCGCTGGGAGTAGGCGCACAGCAGCGCTGTGAAATCGTGAAGGCCCTGGCGCGCGACGTCGACGTGCTGATCCTCGATGAACCAACGGCGGTGCTCGCGCCGCAGGAAGCCGCCGAGTTGCTGCGGTGGATGCGCACATTTGCCGACGCCGGACATGCGGTCGTGCTCATCACGCACAAGTTGCGCGATGCCTTGGATGTGGCGGACGATGTCACGGTCTTGCGCCGCGGACAGGTGGTGCTCACTGCATCCGCCCAGGAGACAACACAAAACGCGTTGCGAGGTGCCATGGTGGGGACGACGCAACGCGTGGCGGGATCCGCGGGCGCGTCTGGCACCGACAACCGCATCACCGCAGAGGGCGCAGAGGGCGCAGAGGGCGCAGAGGCCAATCCGGTCGTACTGTCGGCGCGTCACGTGGGATACGAAGACGACCGCGGTACTCGGCGGCTGCACGACATCTCCCTCGATGTGCGCGAGGGCGAGATCGTCGGTATTGCGGCGGTGGAAGGCGCCGGTCAACATGAGCTGCTGCGGCTGCTCGCCGGTCGCTTTGCGCCATTGCAGGGGCACGTGACACGTCCCGATCGCCTGGGCTTTGTGCCCGAAGACCGGCATCGTGATGCGCTGTTGCTGGACGCACCGCTCACTGAGAACATTGCCCTGCGCGGTGCCGGCGCGCGTCAGGGATTGGTACCGTGGCGCGCCGTGCGTGAGTCGACCGCGGCGTTGCTGATCGAACGCGATATCCGGACCTCCGGGCCCGAGTCATTCGCGTGCACGCTGTCAGGGGGCAATCAGCAGAAGCTCATCCTTGGTCGCGAGCTCGCTGGTTCGCCGCAGGCGCTCATTGTCGAGAATCCCACGCGTGGGCTGGACTTTCAGGCCACCGCGGCGGTGCAGGAGGCACTGCGTGATGCCCGCGATCGTGGTGCCGCTGTCGTACTGTATTCCAGCGATCTCGACGAAGTGCTGGAGATGGCTGACCGCGTGTTCGTGCTGTTCGATGGACAACTGACCGCAACGTCGCGCGATCGCGACGCCGTGGGTCGTGCCCTGTTGGGGGGCGGATGA
- a CDS encoding Nif3-like dinuclear metal center hexameric protein produces the protein MTPTHASDQVVVTASLHDIVTALDAELRTADIPEFSGAMNGLQIANDGHVSRVAVAVDASMAAIAEASILKADLLIVHHGLFWNGVQPLVGTRYHKYRALLNNNIAVYSTHLPLDAHPTLGNNVRLAAALGLTPSSGFGRYKTINIAVAGECDELSGTLVDRVQAFSARYGGTVRTSIPVDGRRTRHWAIVTGGGASTDTLREAHERGIDTLIVGEGPHHTTVDAQENDLLIIYAGHYATETLGVQALGAWLETRFGLPWSFLHLPTGS, from the coding sequence GTGACACCCACCCACGCGTCTGATCAGGTCGTCGTCACCGCATCACTTCACGACATCGTTACCGCGCTGGATGCCGAACTGCGCACAGCGGACATCCCGGAGTTTTCCGGCGCCATGAACGGGCTGCAGATCGCCAACGACGGGCACGTCTCGCGGGTGGCCGTCGCGGTCGATGCATCCATGGCCGCAATCGCCGAAGCGTCCATCCTCAAGGCCGACTTGTTGATTGTGCACCATGGCCTGTTCTGGAACGGCGTGCAGCCGCTTGTCGGCACGCGCTATCACAAGTACCGCGCCCTGCTGAACAACAACATTGCGGTGTACAGCACCCACCTGCCGCTGGACGCGCACCCCACACTGGGCAACAACGTGCGCCTGGCCGCCGCGCTGGGGCTGACACCGTCCAGTGGCTTCGGACGGTACAAGACCATCAACATTGCCGTCGCAGGGGAGTGCGACGAACTGTCCGGCACGCTGGTTGATCGCGTGCAGGCATTCAGCGCACGCTACGGCGGCACGGTCCGCACGTCGATTCCGGTGGACGGTCGACGCACGCGTCACTGGGCGATCGTCACCGGCGGCGGCGCATCAACCGATACGCTGCGCGAAGCGCACGAGCGCGGCATCGACACGCTGATTGTCGGCGAAGGACCGCACCACACCACGGTCGATGCGCAGGAAAATGATCTCCTCATCATTTACGCCGGACATTACGCCACCGAAACGCTGGGTGTGCAGGCCCTCGGCGCGTGGCTGGAGACACGGTTCGGATTGCCGTGGAGTTTTCTGCACCTGCCCACCGGTTCGTGA
- a CDS encoding BMP family protein: MSRVGETRLVLPRSAIRPRPSRKLRVALLTPGPISDQAWNGGAYDGLVAMRDSLGAEISHIQTKTPAEFEENFRQYGAQGYTIVFGHGFEFQDAAVRVAPSYPKTIYVVTSGRVTAPNVAGISFAFEEASYQAGMIAGATTKTNTIGLIGGTELPPVKASFTAFARGAQSINPKVKVITSYIGNWDDVSAGKEQALAQIARGADIIFQNADAAGLGVFQAVREKHVLAFGANANQNAVAPDVILGSVVIDLPKAFLQIGREVQSGTFKGRVINLGVKDDVIRLILNPPLVSRIPATAIAKSDSVGALLKAGTFHALDDVLQGADTAKPIKP, from the coding sequence TTGTCGCGTGTGGGGGAGACAAGACTGGTTCTGCCGCGGTCGGCGATTCGACCACGTCCGTCCAGAAAATTGCGTGTCGCCCTCCTCACGCCGGGCCCCATCTCCGATCAGGCCTGGAACGGCGGTGCGTACGACGGACTGGTCGCCATGCGCGACTCGCTGGGAGCAGAGATCTCGCATATCCAGACAAAGACGCCCGCCGAATTCGAGGAGAACTTCCGGCAGTACGGCGCGCAGGGGTACACGATTGTGTTCGGTCACGGCTTCGAATTTCAGGACGCCGCCGTTCGGGTCGCACCGTCGTATCCGAAGACCATCTATGTCGTGACATCGGGCCGCGTAACCGCCCCCAACGTTGCCGGCATCAGCTTCGCGTTTGAAGAGGCGTCGTATCAGGCCGGCATGATCGCGGGTGCGACGACCAAGACCAACACGATCGGTCTCATTGGTGGCACCGAGCTTCCACCGGTGAAAGCCAGCTTCACCGCCTTCGCGCGGGGTGCGCAGTCCATCAACCCGAAAGTGAAAGTCATCACGTCCTACATCGGCAACTGGGATGATGTCAGCGCCGGGAAGGAACAGGCGCTGGCGCAGATCGCGCGCGGGGCTGACATCATCTTTCAAAACGCCGACGCGGCGGGGCTTGGCGTCTTTCAGGCCGTGCGCGAAAAGCACGTGTTGGCGTTCGGTGCCAATGCCAATCAGAACGCGGTCGCCCCCGATGTGATTCTGGGGAGCGTGGTGATCGATCTGCCAAAGGCGTTTCTGCAAATTGGCCGTGAAGTACAGTCCGGCACCTTCAAGGGCCGAGTCATCAATCTTGGCGTGAAGGATGACGTGATCCGTCTCATTCTCAATCCGCCGCTCGTCTCGCGCATTCCGGCCACGGCCATCGCGAAATCGGATTCGGTTGGTGCGCTGCTCAAGGCCGGAACCTTTCACGCGCTCGACGACGTGCTGCAGGGCGCCGATACCGCGAAACCCATCAAACCGTGA
- a CDS encoding ParB/RepB/Spo0J family partition protein, producing MNPPEPPRRLGRGLDALLARREPSRDASSTSAGRDQDTKGSTEETPKSALQSLAISQIRANPFQPRQEFRPEDLADLESSLRTNGLLQPITVRPAPGGNGYELIAGERRFRAATRLGWTEIPAIVRETDDRTLLTLAMVENLQRADLDPIEEADGYHRLMDEFQLSQQEVADVVGKDRSTVANALRLRQLPAAVRRLLQEKQLSAGHARALLPLVTERAIIDLAREIVAQGFSVREVERRVQAGRPKPATSGRKAGPSPTAPVGASSAEVRRIEELLRKKLQTGVNIHLSAKDRGEVRIAFFSNDDLERVLEVLGVKIDS from the coding sequence ATGAACCCTCCTGAACCGCCACGCCGACTCGGCCGCGGCCTCGACGCGTTACTTGCTCGCCGGGAGCCCTCTCGAGACGCGTCCTCCACATCCGCCGGACGCGACCAAGACACAAAAGGTTCCACCGAAGAAACGCCGAAAAGCGCCCTGCAGTCCCTGGCGATTTCTCAGATCCGCGCCAACCCGTTTCAGCCGCGTCAGGAATTCCGTCCTGAGGATCTCGCCGACCTCGAGTCGAGTCTTCGTACGAACGGCCTGCTGCAACCGATCACGGTGCGACCGGCACCTGGTGGCAATGGCTACGAGCTGATTGCCGGCGAGCGCCGCTTTCGTGCCGCCACCAGACTTGGCTGGACGGAAATCCCGGCCATCGTCCGAGAGACAGACGATCGCACGCTGCTTACGCTGGCCATGGTCGAAAACCTCCAGCGCGCCGACCTCGATCCGATTGAGGAAGCTGACGGCTACCATCGCCTGATGGATGAATTTCAGCTGTCGCAGCAGGAGGTGGCCGATGTCGTGGGCAAGGACCGCTCGACCGTGGCAAACGCGCTCCGACTGCGTCAGCTGCCGGCCGCAGTTCGGCGCCTGCTGCAGGAAAAACAACTGTCCGCCGGGCACGCTCGCGCACTGCTACCCTTGGTGACCGAGCGCGCGATCATCGACCTCGCTCGGGAAATCGTCGCCCAGGGATTCTCGGTTCGGGAAGTCGAACGCCGAGTACAAGCAGGTCGCCCAAAGCCAGCGACATCTGGACGAAAAGCCGGGCCGAGCCCGACGGCGCCCGTTGGCGCCTCAAGTGCGGAAGTGCGGCGAATCGAAGAGCTCCTCCGCAAAAAGCTCCAGACAGGCGTGAATATTCACTTGTCAGCGAAAGACCGCGGAGAAGTCAGGATTGCGTTCTTCTCCAACGACGACCTCGAGAGGGTGCTTGAGGTTCTTGGCGTCAAGATCGATTCATAG
- a CDS encoding ParA family protein, protein MGRILAIANQKGGVGKTTTAVNLAASLAVAEERVLLIDADPQGNATSGCGLARDGFAATTYDVLIGDANFDDALVRGVQFRHLDIMPATPDLAGAEVELVDDPERVMRMRRVLAPVRDRYDYILIDCPPSLTLITLNMLVAADAVLIPLQCEYFALEGISQLMATVQRVQESLNPQLHVDSVLLTMFDARLNLSRQVAADAREHFGDRVFKTVIPRNIRLAEAPSFGKPIVVYDVASVGAQAYMAVARELLERDRAIGTEASSGLAATPVTDSSVTSHEPS, encoded by the coding sequence GTGGGACGCATTCTCGCTATTGCCAATCAGAAAGGTGGAGTCGGAAAAACCACCACCGCCGTGAATCTCGCGGCGTCACTCGCTGTCGCTGAAGAGCGTGTCCTCCTCATCGATGCCGATCCGCAGGGCAACGCCACCAGCGGCTGCGGCCTCGCACGGGATGGTTTTGCAGCGACCACGTATGATGTCCTTATCGGCGACGCCAACTTCGACGACGCCCTCGTGCGTGGCGTGCAGTTCCGGCACCTCGACATCATGCCCGCCACACCAGATCTGGCCGGCGCAGAAGTGGAGCTCGTGGACGATCCCGAACGCGTGATGCGAATGCGCCGAGTCCTGGCTCCGGTACGAGACCGCTACGACTACATCCTCATTGATTGTCCCCCGTCGCTCACGTTGATCACGCTCAACATGCTGGTGGCGGCCGACGCGGTCCTCATTCCGTTGCAGTGCGAATACTTCGCCCTCGAAGGCATTTCGCAGCTCATGGCCACCGTGCAGCGCGTCCAGGAATCGCTCAACCCACAGCTGCATGTCGACAGCGTGCTGCTCACCATGTTCGATGCGCGCTTGAATCTCTCCCGACAAGTCGCCGCCGATGCCCGCGAGCATTTTGGCGATCGCGTGTTCAAGACGGTCATTCCGCGCAACATCCGACTGGCCGAAGCGCCAAGTTTCGGCAAGCCGATCGTGGTGTACGATGTCGCGTCGGTCGGGGCTCAGGCCTACATGGCCGTGGCACGAGAACTTCTGGAGCGCGATCGGGCTATTGGCACCGAAGCGTCGTCCGGATTGGCGGCGACTCCTGTAACAGACTCTTCGGTAACGTCGCATGAACCCTCCTGA
- a CDS encoding SIMPL domain-containing protein (The SIMPL domain is named for its presence in mouse protein SIMPL (signalling molecule that associates with mouse pelle-like kinase). Bacterial member BP26, from Brucella, was shown to assemble into a channel-like structure, while YggE from E. coli has been associated with resistance to oxidative stress.) has product MAELLRRRSVIEGSAGWQCCAIQQAMHVNHRAITLRSLMIRSLSNQFCAVGARLSRIGAVMTAGAVLLVTSARYAGAQTAPPTPTPQISVSARGEIQIAPDRARVQVGVETQAKTAAAASAENNRKQTAILAAIKALGIPAAQITTLNFSVSPVQRYDDKDRRVVIDGYQVSNIVQVVSDKLEQAGPIIDAALANGANRVAGLDFMVKDPSSARDAALAQAVQSARRQAEVAAKAAGGTLSELLEINVNEYERPEPRPMMSMAKMDAGGATPTPISEGTATVSVAVSTRWRFKP; this is encoded by the coding sequence ATGGCCGAACTTCTGAGGCGCCGAAGTGTCATTGAGGGCAGCGCCGGATGGCAGTGTTGTGCGATTCAGCAGGCGATGCACGTTAATCATAGAGCCATCACACTCAGGAGTCTCATGATTCGTTCGCTGTCGAACCAATTTTGTGCCGTGGGCGCCCGTCTAAGCAGGATTGGCGCCGTCATGACTGCCGGCGCAGTACTGTTGGTCACCTCAGCCCGATACGCTGGTGCCCAGACGGCGCCCCCCACGCCAACCCCCCAAATCTCCGTCTCCGCCCGCGGCGAAATCCAGATTGCCCCCGATCGCGCCCGTGTCCAGGTCGGGGTCGAGACCCAGGCCAAGACCGCTGCCGCAGCGTCCGCTGAAAACAACAGGAAGCAGACGGCGATCCTGGCAGCCATCAAAGCCCTCGGCATTCCCGCCGCACAGATCACCACGCTCAACTTCAGCGTGTCGCCGGTCCAGCGATACGACGACAAGGATCGGCGGGTCGTGATCGACGGCTATCAGGTCAGCAACATCGTCCAGGTGGTCAGCGACAAGCTGGAGCAGGCCGGTCCGATCATCGATGCCGCCCTCGCCAATGGCGCCAACCGGGTGGCGGGGCTCGATTTCATGGTCAAGGACCCGTCCAGCGCGCGCGATGCTGCCCTGGCTCAGGCGGTACAGTCGGCGCGCCGTCAGGCCGAGGTGGCCGCCAAGGCAGCTGGCGGGACCCTGAGCGAGCTGCTGGAGATCAACGTGAACGAGTACGAGCGCCCGGAGCCGAGGCCCATGATGTCGATGGCCAAGATGGACGCTGGCGGCGCGACGCCGACACCGATCAGCGAGGGCACCGCCACGGTGAGCGTCGCGGTGAGCACGAGGTGGAGGTTCAAGCCTTAA
- a CDS encoding DegT/DnrJ/EryC1/StrS family aminotransferase, with amino-acid sequence MSDENPACPNSEPGFASALHVGSPNIGDRVEFMRRVAGVLDRRWLTNDGMLVAELESRLAHFLGVRHCIPTGSGTVALELAIRGLDLTGEVIMPSFTFVAAAHALQWQNITPVFCDIEPVHHLIDPSCIEKLITPRTTGSLAVHLWASHAMSMRS; translated from the coding sequence ATGAGTGACGAGAACCCTGCCTGCCCCAACAGCGAGCCCGGGTTTGCATCGGCGCTCCACGTCGGCAGTCCTAACATTGGGGACCGGGTTGAGTTCATGCGTCGTGTAGCGGGTGTGCTGGATCGACGCTGGCTGACCAACGACGGAATGCTCGTGGCCGAGCTCGAGTCGCGCCTCGCGCACTTTCTCGGCGTCCGTCACTGTATTCCTACCGGAAGCGGCACGGTGGCTTTGGAGCTTGCCATTCGTGGCCTAGATCTGACCGGCGAAGTGATCATGCCATCTTTTACGTTCGTCGCAGCGGCGCACGCCCTGCAGTGGCAGAATATCACACCGGTCTTCTGCGACATTGAACCCGTGCACCACTTGATCGATCCCAGCTGCATCGAGAAGCTGATCACGCCGCGTACGACGGGAAGCCTCGCGGTACATCTGTGGGCGAGCCATGCAATGTCGATGCGTTCGTAA
- a CDS encoding transposase: protein MGIVACLQTHGSRANWHPHLHLLVTDGGFRPDGTFVSWPVHDTAVDRCVPSRRTPVVRAPELFDAEQAAGMLTWSHSGFHVHTAVWVPEDDRAFATRLARYCARNPVALERLTYDRTAKAVTYRSDKSEGPTAGTETTEPLEFLVRVLVHIPD from the coding sequence GTGGGCATCGTGGCGTGTCTGCAGACGCATGGGTCGCGGGCCAACTGGCATCCGCACCTCCACCTGCTCGTCACGGACGGCGGCTTCCGGCCCGATGGCACCTTTGTCTCGTGGCCGGTCCATGACACGGCGGTTGACAGATGCGTTCCGTCGCGCCGTACTCCGGTTGTTCGTGCGCCCGAGCTCTTCGATGCGGAGCAGGCCGCGGGCATGCTCACGTGGTCCCACTCGGGGTTCCACGTGCATACGGCCGTCTGGGTACCGGAAGATGACCGCGCTTTTGCCACCCGACTGGCACGGTATTGCGCGCGGAATCCCGTGGCCCTGGAGCGGCTGACCTACGATCGGACGGCGAAGGCCGTGACCTACCGCTCCGACAAGTCGGAGGGTCCCACCGCCGGGACCGAGACCACGGAACCGCTCGAGTTCCTCGTGCGGGTGCTGGTCCACATCCCGGACTAG
- a CDS encoding glycosyltransferase translates to MSVLIVTYNHECFIAQALDGVLMQETTFRYEVVIGEDGSVDRTREIVLSYQERFPDRIRLMLQPYNTGGRQNLVSILGVCRGEYVAILEGDDYWTDKLQLQLQVELLQANPKAFICGARAQIWKQGENAPSEITPSENSVILSKFGARELFEGLWWFRTCTKMFPRHVLLAAPIHFLEADWAGTMWCIAHTNFGQVCFLDRVVGVYREHAGGSWSSQPYYQKVSKDVRTLFDLIPVFTGSDRAFLKTLMLHRMSELICLKETTPGIILKCAHLVAIRNPPAWRLVAESVGVGLRRMLGIGAT, encoded by the coding sequence GTGAGCGTCTTGATCGTTACCTACAACCACGAATGTTTTATTGCTCAGGCCCTTGACGGAGTCCTGATGCAAGAAACGACATTCCGCTATGAGGTAGTCATCGGGGAGGACGGCTCTGTTGACCGCACGCGTGAGATTGTGTTGAGTTATCAGGAGCGATTCCCCGACCGGATCAGGTTGATGCTCCAACCATATAATACGGGCGGGCGGCAGAATCTCGTAAGTATCCTGGGGGTATGTCGTGGAGAATACGTGGCAATCCTCGAGGGAGACGACTATTGGACTGACAAACTACAGTTGCAGCTCCAGGTCGAACTACTTCAAGCCAATCCGAAGGCGTTCATCTGTGGAGCACGTGCGCAGATCTGGAAACAGGGAGAAAACGCACCGTCTGAAATCACGCCGAGCGAGAACAGTGTGATTCTTTCGAAGTTTGGTGCGCGTGAGCTTTTTGAAGGTCTTTGGTGGTTTCGGACGTGTACGAAGATGTTCCCGCGACATGTCCTGCTAGCCGCGCCCATACATTTTCTTGAAGCGGATTGGGCAGGCACAATGTGGTGCATTGCGCACACCAACTTCGGTCAGGTGTGTTTCCTCGACCGGGTTGTAGGCGTGTATCGCGAACACGCTGGTGGCAGTTGGTCGAGCCAGCCATACTATCAGAAGGTTTCCAAGGATGTGCGAACTCTCTTCGATCTGATCCCGGTGTTTACAGGTAGCGATCGTGCGTTTCTCAAAACGCTGATGTTACACCGCATGAGCGAGTTGATATGCTTGAAGGAGACAACTCCAGGTATCATATTGAAGTGTGCGCACCTCGTCGCGATCCGAAATCCTCCGGCATGGCGTCTCGTCGCTGAAAGCGTTGGCGTGGGCTTGCGTCGAATGCTTGGCATCGGTGCCACTTGA
- a CDS encoding class I SAM-dependent methyltransferase — translation MYTRDAEIYDTMYSFKDYPSEVRRLRELIAKYHAGADSILDVACGTGKHLALLRNDFSVEGVDLSAEMLSIARERCPGIPLHQSNMVDFELSRRFDVVMCLFGSICLVKTVKCFFDTVRTLSKHLNPGGILIIEPSSPGRFQNRAIGRAFRGP, via the coding sequence ATGTACACTCGAGACGCGGAAATCTACGACACGATGTACAGCTTCAAGGACTATCCGAGTGAAGTCCGAAGACTCCGCGAACTCATCGCAAAGTACCACGCCGGTGCGGACAGCATACTCGATGTCGCGTGTGGTACCGGCAAGCATTTGGCGCTCCTTCGAAACGACTTTAGTGTCGAGGGGGTTGACCTCAGTGCAGAGATGCTTTCCATCGCGCGCGAACGCTGTCCGGGTATACCATTGCACCAGTCAAACATGGTCGATTTCGAATTGTCACGGCGCTTCGACGTCGTCATGTGCCTGTTCGGTTCTATTTGTCTTGTGAAGACGGTGAAGTGCTTCTTCGATACAGTCCGGACACTGAGCAAGCACCTTAATCCCGGAGGTATTCTGATAATTGAGCCTTCTTCACCCGGACGATTTCAGAATCGGGCAATTGGCCGCGCATTTCGTGGACCGTAG
- a CDS encoding transposase family protein: MRVVAVLDQLVAMHGAPRRLRGDNGPEFVVELLRTWCAQHGIELLFIQPGKPNQNAYIERFNRRYRNEILNDWVFTTLAEVRELSEAWRVRSNTERSHDSLGALPPLTFLPTSTSPDESHFKRCA; this comes from the coding sequence GTGCGCGTCGTCGCCGTGCTGGATCAGTTGGTGGCGATGCATGGGGCACCGCGACGTCTCCGCGGTGACAACGGTCCCGAGTTCGTGGTCGAGCTGCTGCGGACGTGGTGCGCGCAGCACGGCATCGAACTGCTGTTCATTCAACCGGGCAAACCGAATCAAAACGCCTACATCGAACGATTCAATCGCCGTTACCGGAACGAGATCCTCAACGACTGGGTGTTCACGACGCTCGCCGAGGTCCGTGAGCTCAGTGAGGCGTGGCGCGTGCGGTCCAACACGGAGCGGTCGCATGATAGCCTCGGCGCGCTACCGCCTCTGACCTTCTTGCCGACATCCACCAGCCCCGACGAGTCTCACTTCAAACGGTGTGCTTGA
- a CDS encoding ATP-binding protein, protein MTDELQRRQDRLLERRRAHARFRDPSRSLDAFDFSFNKKMNRALLFELATGRFITQREDILLVGPPGTGKSHLAQALGQAALQQGHRVLYREAHLLLEELTDATLDGTRKEVFAALSTVPLLIIDDLGMRKLPPTAAEDLLELIMRRYERASTMLTSNRPVDDWGKLLGDTAAVTALLDRLLHHAHVLTCGPRSWRTKLQTATDSPVAASR, encoded by the coding sequence GTGACCGACGAACTGCAACGCCGACAGGATCGCCTCCTCGAACGCCGCCGCGCCCACGCGCGCTTCCGCGATCCCAGCCGCTCGCTCGACGCATTTGACTTCAGCTTCAACAAGAAGATGAATCGCGCGCTGCTCTTCGAGCTCGCGACCGGGCGCTTCATCACGCAACGCGAGGACATTTTGCTCGTCGGGCCACCGGGGACCGGCAAGAGCCACTTAGCGCAGGCGCTCGGCCAGGCCGCGCTGCAGCAGGGCCATCGCGTGCTCTATCGCGAAGCGCACCTGCTGCTCGAAGAGCTCACCGACGCCACCCTCGATGGCACCCGCAAAGAGGTCTTCGCGGCGCTCAGCACCGTGCCGCTGCTGATCATCGATGATCTCGGCATGCGCAAGCTGCCGCCCACCGCCGCCGAAGATCTGCTCGAGCTGATCATGCGGCGCTACGAGCGCGCCTCCACGATGCTGACCTCCAATCGCCCGGTCGACGACTGGGGAAAGCTACTCGGCGACACGGCCGCCGTCACCGCGCTCCTCGACCGGCTGCTCCACCACGCGCACGTCCTCACTTGCGGTCCCCGCAGCTGGCGCACGAAACTTCAAACGGCCACCGACTCCCCGGTCGCCGCATCCCGCTAA
- a CDS encoding ATP-binding protein produces MTMSITELEQALRALRLSGMSATMQARALQVAAHEMDFLEAFSWLVQDELDRRRSRLLDRRFTLSGLRERKDLKDFDWTYNARLPKRDVLALGTLQFLDAKEDLLLIGPPGTGKSHVAKALALLAVQRGYKVLYREAHQLIEDLAEARELGQLRAYRKQLKTVDLLLIDDLFLRKLPAQAGDELADVLMSRYEKASTLVTSNRPFEDWARLLGDTVVVTPLLDRLLHHGHLLKFDGKSWRLKEAAARIAKQSKST; encoded by the coding sequence ATGACCATGTCCATCACCGAACTCGAACAGGCCCTGCGCGCGCTCCGCTTGTCCGGGATGAGCGCGACCATGCAGGCCCGCGCGCTGCAAGTCGCCGCGCACGAGATGGACTTCCTCGAAGCGTTTTCGTGGCTCGTGCAAGACGAACTGGATCGGCGTCGCTCGCGACTCCTCGACCGGCGCTTCACCCTCTCCGGGCTCCGCGAGCGCAAAGACCTGAAAGACTTCGACTGGACCTACAACGCGAGGCTGCCGAAACGCGACGTGCTCGCCCTGGGCACGCTGCAATTTCTCGACGCGAAAGAGGATTTGCTCTTGATCGGCCCACCGGGGACGGGGAAAAGTCACGTCGCGAAAGCGCTCGCGCTGCTCGCGGTGCAACGCGGCTACAAGGTGCTGTACCGCGAAGCGCATCAACTGATCGAAGACCTCGCCGAAGCGCGCGAGCTCGGGCAACTGCGCGCCTATCGGAAACAGCTCAAGACGGTCGATCTCCTGCTGATCGATGATCTCTTTCTCCGGAAACTGCCAGCGCAGGCCGGCGACGAACTCGCCGATGTGCTGATGAGTCGCTACGAAAAGGCGTCGACCCTCGTGACGTCCAATCGCCCCTTTGAGGACTGGGCCCGCCTCCTCGGCGACACCGTCGTCGTCACGCCGCTGCTCGATCGCCTGCTGCACCACGGCCACCTGCTCAAATTCGACGGCAAGAGCTGGCGCCTCAAAGAAGCGGCGGCCCGTATTGCGAAGCAGTCCAAGAGTACGTAG